GTATCCTGCCCTTACGCTATCGATGACCAAGTTATATGGTATCACGTTTGGTACATCAAGCAGCTTCAGTCGTAAGaattccaacttttctaCCCATTCACTAAGATCCAAGCCGCTATTAGGTTTAACGAGGACTTTGACAACAATGCTCCCTTGATCGTTGAGGCCCTTCACTGTTTTTAGGAAACGAGAGGTCCCCAGTGGTTTATTGTATTGAATGTTGCTGAGGAAATCCACATAGGCTGATAGAGCAATTGGTTGAGCCGTAGGAGCCAACAGTGATAGTTCTGCGCCCATTTACGCTAGAGGAATGGCGATGAGATAGATAGATTGTTATCCAGGTAAGGAATGATACAAACAGTCACGTGACACATTACATGATTATGATTACTTAACAAATTCTAATACCATCTTGTTAACCGTAACTCTATAACGCACCAACGAAAAAACCTGGAGAGTCGTCATCtacttcttcatcagtgtATTCATCTTCAGCATCATATATTTCCACTTCCGAACCGTCTGTGtattcattttcattcagCTCAGCCTGCTCTATGAATGATGCTGTTTGATAGTCTGATCCATTAACGTGATGGAAACTTTGGGAAACAGTTTTAGCACCTTCTGAATCTTGATCCCTTTTTTCCTCGTCTTCACTTGAagcatcttcatcctctgtgacttcttcaacagCCTTCTGTCTCAACGCGTCTTCCACATCTCCAGTATAGACTCGACACCAAGAAGCTGGCTCATTACATCTCAAGCAATGCCAGTATTTGTTCGGATCTGACTTTGGGAGATTCTTGCCTTCCTCCTTGAAGATTtgcaattttgaaagaatgCACACATAGCAGTAAATATGTCCACAGGTAGTTTCGTATGGATTGGTGACTAAAGTATCGTTGAGGGAAATATCATTTTGAGCTCCCGAGTCAGAATTTTGTGAATTCTGGAAACATATAGCACATACTCTTTCCggaagagaagaaaaaacttttaGGTCCTCGTCAGTCACTTGGCTAGACTTGGGTGAAGTTCCTGTTATCGAGCTTACCAGTGACTTGGTAAACTTAGGTACTGATAATGCTGGCAAAATAAACACAATAAATTCTGTCAATGTGTTCCACACTAGTTGTCTATTTTGAAATTCATAGGATATCGTTTCTGGGTTTGAAGCGAAGGCCACTTGCGTAGTAACCAATGGTTTGAATCTAATGTTAAGGATTCGAGTAGTTAGGTCAGGAAAACTTCCAGATACCAGAAATGTAACAAAATTTACCAATGAGAGAACGGAATGTGCTTTCTCCAGTGTGGAGATCTGGGATTTTAACAGTTTGATAGTCTTTAATCTAATTCTCTCTAAGGTGCTCAAGTCTTCTCCATCAGTCT
This is a stretch of genomic DNA from Komagataella phaffii GS115 chromosome 3, complete sequence. It encodes these proteins:
- a CDS encoding peroxisomal integral membrane protein, with product MPNRLIPLANPANRVLQLDAKLLDNEISDMLYRQLSGAFNSNRLPSWLGRIHSNYASELKLLLELLIFKVTVWNKHSSYGLTLQNLVMYDGGVHNKKFRSKQQSELRVTKKILLLSSVLLGYFVKKIQSYVYSFEDYDLETDGEDLSTLERIRLKTIKLLKSQISTLEKAHSVLSLVNFVTFLVSGSFPDLTTRILNIRFKPLVTTQVAFASNPETISYEFQNRQLVWNTLTEFIVFILPALSVPKFTKSLVSSITGTSPKSSQVTDEDLKVFSSLPERVCAICFQNSQNSDSGAQNDISLNDTLVTNPYETTCGHIYCYVCILSKLQIFKEEGKNLPKSDPNKYWHCLRCNEPASWCRVYTGDVEDALRQKAVEEVTEDEDASSEDEEKRDQDSEGAKTVSQSFHHVNGSDYQTASFIEQAELNENEYTDGSEVEIYDAEDEYTDEEVDDDSPGFFVGAL